A window of Micromonospora eburnea genomic DNA:
TCTCCTGGCACTACGGCGCGAACCCCGTGATCGACGGGGTCAGCGTCACCGCACGACCCGGTCGGGTGCTCGGGCTGATCGGCCCGAACGGCAGCGGCAAGACCACGCTGCTGCGGCTGCTCTACGGCGCGTTGCACAGCGGCACCGGCCAGGTCCTGGTCGACGGCGACGAACTGTCCACCCTGTCGTCGGGGGAAGCCGCGCGACGGCTCGCTGTGGTGGTGCAGGAAACCGGCGGCGAGACCGCTCTGACTGTGGCGGAACTGGTGCTCCTGGGCCGAACGCCACACCTGTCAGCATTCCAACGCATTAGTCCGGCCGACCAGGAGATCGCCGCCCGGTGCCTGGCACGGGTCGGCGCCGCGCACCTGGCCATGCGGGGGTTCGCGAAACTCTCCGGCGGGGAACGTCAGCGGGTGCTGATCGCCCGCGCCCTCGCCCAACAGGCCACCCACCTGCTACTCGACGAGCCCACCAACCACCTGGACATCCGCTACCAACACGAGATCCTCCACCTGGTACGCAACCTGGACACCTGCTCCGTCGTCGTGCTGCACGACCTCAACCTCGCCGCCCGATACTGCGACGACCTGGTGCTGCTCGGCTCAGGCGGAGTCGCCGCCGCCGGCACCACCGACGAGGTGCTGGACCCGGCGCTCCTCGAGCCTGTCTACGGCATCGGCATCCGACGCCTGGAACTCGACAACGCCATCCACCTCCTGTTCCACCCGCACGGCCGAACCATCGACAATAGGACTGCCGCATGACTGCGCAAGACCGCATCAACGCATACTGGACCGACCGCGCCCCGAGCTACGACGAGTACGTCCAGCGCCCCGACCGCCTCGCCGCCAACCAGCGGGCATGGTCCGCGATCTGGGCCGAGGCCCTGCCTGCGGCGCCGCTGGACGTGCTCGACGTCGGCACCGGCACCGGGCAGGCCGCCATGATCCTGGCCGGTCTCGGGCACCGGGTCACCGGGATCGACCTCTCCGAAGGCATGCTGGCCCAGGCCCGCCGGCACGCCGCGGCCATGGCCAACGGTCCGGTGATCCAGCACGGCGACGCCGTGCATCCGGGCTTCCCGGCCGCCAGCTTCGACGCGGTGGTCAGTCGCTACGTGATGTGGACCCTGCGCGAACCGGAGACCGCGGTGGCGAACTGGGTCCGCCTGCTGCGCCCCGGCGGCACGATCGCAGTCGTCGACAGCACCTGGTTCCCCCACGGCCTCGACAACGCCACGGAGAACTTCGCCGACCACTACAACAGCCACGTGCAGGCGATGTTGCCGCTGGCCACCGCGACATCCATCGACCAGACCGCAGCGGTCCTGGAACAGGCGGGTCTGGCGGAAGTCACGGTCACGCCGCTGGCATCGATCTTCGAGCTGGACCGACAGTTCGGCGCGGCACCGAACCACGATCACCAGATGCAGTACCTGGTCACCGGCCGGATCTGAACCCGTCCCGAGCTTTCCCCGGACCCAGTCGCCTTCGGCGACACCCGAGCGTGACGATGAAGGCCCGCAAGCGTGGTGGCCCTCGGGCTCGTCGAGCAGCAGCATGGCCGGGCCGACGGCAAGCCTACGGAGAAACCCGGCCACCGCGCCGGTCCTCGCCTACGCCTTGATCGTTCACCGATCGAAGACCAGCAAGCACGAACATCGCCTCGACCAATTTTTAGCGGAGATCCGAGGCCAACTCCCCTCCCTCCATTTTCAGCAATTCCGCCAACTTATTTGCTACGCGCTCCTCATCCGGCTCCCGGGACGCCGTACAAGGCGAAGGCCCAGCTTGCTCGCACGCTGAGCCATCGTCAATCGGACCTGCTGGCCCTTCGCGCGGGAAACCGAAAGCTTTACGGGCAACCGAGATGGCCTTCAACCAAACGTTTCGCCGCGCCTTCCCGCCGCCCGGGGCGGGACCGGAGAATTGCCGAGCGGAATTGGCGCCCGGCGGTGCCGGTAGAGGAGCGGTCGAGCCTCGGTCGCGGCGGTCCACAATGATTGCCAGACGGTCGTTGCCGGCCACCGGCCGGGCCGGCAAGGATTCGCGCCATGGCGACCGGGCGCGGGGCGGACGGGCAGCCGGGCTCACCGGCCGCCCGAGGCTCCCGCCCGCCCCAGGACCAGGCTCACGTTGTGCCCCCCGAAGCCGAACGAGTTGGTGAGCACCGCGTCGACCCGCTCGACGCGTGCCTGCTTGACCACGTGGTCCAGGGCGCAGGCGGGGTCGGGATCGTCCAGGTTGCGGGTCGGCGGGAGCATGCCTCGGCCGAGCGCGGCGGCGCACACCGCGACCTCCACCGCGCCGGAGGCGCCGAGCATGTGCCCGGTCACCCCCTTGATAGAGCTGACCGGCGGGCCCTCGGGCCGGCCCGCGGCGCCGAACACCCGGCGGATCGCGGCCGCCTCGGCGGCGTCGCCCAGCTTCGTGCCGGTGCCGTGCGCGTTGACGTAGCCTACGTCGGCCGGGCCGAGGCCGGCGCCGGCCAGCGCCCGGCGCATGCTCTGCGCCGGGCCCTCGCCGTCCGGCCGGGGCGTGGTGGGGTGGTGCGCGTCGGTGCCAACGCCCCAGCCCAGCACCTCGGCGTGGCCGGCCGCGCCGCGCGCCGCGGCCAGCTCCGGGCGCTCGACGACCAGCACGGCCGCGCCCTCGCTGAGCACGAAGCCGTTGCGGCGCCGGTCGAACGGGCGGCTGGCCTCGGCCGGGTCAGCCCAGCCCTGGGCGAGGGCGCGGGCGTTGCCGAACGCCTCGGCGAACACGTCGAACAGCAGCGCCTCGGCGCAGCCGCAGACCACCGCGTCCGCCTCGCCGGCGCGCAGCAGCCGCAGCGCCTCGGCGACGGCCTGGGCGCCGGACGCGCAGGCGGTCGCGATCGAGGAGCTGTAGCCGCGGATGCCGTGCGCGATCGCCACCCGGGCCGCGGCCATGTTCGGCAACACGCCGGGCAGCAGGTACGGGCTGACCGCGAGGCGGCCCTTGTCGGCCCGGCGCAGCACCTGGCCGGCGAACGTGGCCAGACCGCCGGTGCCGGAGATGACGCAGGCCACCCGCTCTGGGTCGACGTCCTCGCCGACGCGCAGGCCCGCGTCGGCGACCGCGTCGGCCGCCGCGCGCAGGGACATCAGGACGTGCCGGTCCACCGTGCGCCATTCGGGCCCGGGCACCAGTCCGTCCGGGTGGATCTCCGGCGCGATGCCGGCCACTTCCAGCACCCCGTTGACCGGGTGCCCCTCCGGCGGCCGGCGCAGCCCGGACCGCCCGTCGCAGACCGCGTCGAAGACCTCGTCGAGTGTGCTGCCCACCGCGGTGACCAGGCCGATGCCCGTGATGACCCCGTTCATGTCGCGCACCATAACCACGGCATACCAGACGCCCAAGGAGTGACTGCGTGTCCACAAGCGATCCTCAAGCCCACCTGCGAGCCCGTCTAGCCGCCGATTCCGAGCTGGGTGCCGGCAACGTCCTGGTGAAGCTGCGCGAGCACGGCGCCGACCCGGACGGCCCCGGCATCACGTTCGACGTGCCGGTCGACGGCCGTCCGGCGTGGACGGCGCTGACCCTCGGCGAGTTGACCGAGCGGGTCGCCGCCCGCGCCGCCTGGCTGCACGAGCGCGGGATCGGCCCGCGCGACGTGGTCGCCGTGTACGCCGCCTCCGCCGCCGACGTGTTGCTCAACTTCGCGGCGCTGACCTGGCTGGGCGCGATACCGGCGCTGATGAACCTGAACATGCCCGGCGAAGTGGCGGTGCAGTTCATCCAGCGGCTGCGCGCCACCGCGGTGCTCGCCGACGCGGAGCGGCTGCCCCTGCTGGCGGGCCGCGACCTGGGCGGCGCCACCCTGCTGCCGGAGATCGGCCAAACGGGTACCGGCGAGGCGGCCAAGGCGCCGGCGCACTACCGCCACCACGGCAGCGACCCGATCGCGATCACCCACTCCTCCGGGACGACCCGCGTTCCGGCGGCCGTGGTGCACTCGCACGACAGCCTGTTCGCCGCGATCCGCCGTGTCCGGCTCACCGAGGCACGGCCGTACGGACAGACCCGCGAGCTGTCCCTGCTGCCCGCCGCGCACACCGCCGGCATCATCACCCTTAACCAGGCCCTCTGTAACCGTTATGAGCTGGCGTTCCTGTCGAACCAGGGCGGCCCGATCGGGCGCAGCGGCGAAGCCGTGCTGGACGCGATTGAGCGGTGGCGCCCGACCGGCGTCTTCGGCTTCGCCGTGACCTGGGCCGAGCTGGCCCGCCACGACCTGGCCACGCGCGACCTGCGCTCGGTGCGCAACTGGTTCAACACCGGCGA
This region includes:
- a CDS encoding ABC transporter ATP-binding protein gives rise to the protein MIQATAISWHYGANPVIDGVSVTARPGRVLGLIGPNGSGKTTLLRLLYGALHSGTGQVLVDGDELSTLSSGEAARRLAVVVQETGGETALTVAELVLLGRTPHLSAFQRISPADQEIAARCLARVGAAHLAMRGFAKLSGGERQRVLIARALAQQATHLLLDEPTNHLDIRYQHEILHLVRNLDTCSVVVLHDLNLAARYCDDLVLLGSGGVAAAGTTDEVLDPALLEPVYGIGIRRLELDNAIHLLFHPHGRTIDNRTAA
- a CDS encoding class I SAM-dependent methyltransferase; the encoded protein is MTAQDRINAYWTDRAPSYDEYVQRPDRLAANQRAWSAIWAEALPAAPLDVLDVGTGTGQAAMILAGLGHRVTGIDLSEGMLAQARRHAAAMANGPVIQHGDAVHPGFPAASFDAVVSRYVMWTLREPETAVANWVRLLRPGGTIAVVDSTWFPHGLDNATENFADHYNSHVQAMLPLATATSIDQTAAVLEQAGLAEVTVTPLASIFELDRQFGAAPNHDHQMQYLVTGRI
- a CDS encoding beta-ketoacyl-[acyl-carrier-protein] synthase family protein; protein product: MNGVITGIGLVTAVGSTLDEVFDAVCDGRSGLRRPPEGHPVNGVLEVAGIAPEIHPDGLVPGPEWRTVDRHVLMSLRAAADAVADAGLRVGEDVDPERVACVISGTGGLATFAGQVLRRADKGRLAVSPYLLPGVLPNMAAARVAIAHGIRGYSSSIATACASGAQAVAEALRLLRAGEADAVVCGCAEALLFDVFAEAFGNARALAQGWADPAEASRPFDRRRNGFVLSEGAAVLVVERPELAAARGAAGHAEVLGWGVGTDAHHPTTPRPDGEGPAQSMRRALAGAGLGPADVGYVNAHGTGTKLGDAAEAAAIRRVFGAAGRPEGPPVSSIKGVTGHMLGASGAVEVAVCAAALGRGMLPPTRNLDDPDPACALDHVVKQARVERVDAVLTNSFGFGGHNVSLVLGRAGASGGR
- a CDS encoding class I adenylate-forming enzyme family protein; amino-acid sequence: MSTSDPQAHLRARLAADSELGAGNVLVKLREHGADPDGPGITFDVPVDGRPAWTALTLGELTERVAARAAWLHERGIGPRDVVAVYAASAADVLLNFAALTWLGAIPALMNLNMPGEVAVQFIQRLRATAVLADAERLPLLAGRDLGGATLLPEIGQTGTGEAAKAPAHYRHHGSDPIAITHSSGTTRVPAAVVHSHDSLFAAIRRVRLTEARPYGQTRELSLLPAAHTAGIITLNQALCNRYELAFLSNQGGPIGRSGEAVLDAIERWRPTGVFGFAVTWAELARHDLATRDLRSVRNWFNTGDCAHEAHIRRLVAVGSHPERRDGVVVEVPGSKFIDGIGSTEMGHSAFQITHRLGSDRYGRCVGKPYPFADVALLDLETGEPVPDGTVGHVALKSPTLALGYWNDSVTTFRTRFAGYYLTGDLMYKDAEGYYYHVDRAVDAVDLGGGDRLYTALSEERILARCPDVRDCTVVAGPQDGRVVTDVLLMLEAGADPGADRGPAIREALGAPAAATLRHITVADERDIVFGPTGKVRKFLMRQRHLAKAGA